The Prosthecobacter fusiformis sequence TGGTGGATCAGTATGGGGGCCAGGTACCTCAGGATATTGATGCCCTTGAGCAACTGCCTGGCGTCGGACATAAAACGGCGCAGGTAGTGATGGCTCAGTCGTTTGGCGTTCCTTCCTTTCCGGTGGATACCCACATCCACCGCCTCGCCCAGCGCTGGAAATTGACCGAGGGAAAAAATGTTCTCCAGACCGAGAGGGATCTCAAGCGCCTCTTTCCCATTTCATCCTGGAACAAACTGCACCTGCAGATCATCTTTTACGGGCGCGAACATTGCAGCGCCCGGGGCTGTGACGGCACTGTCTGCGAAATCTGCACGACGCTTTTTCCTGAGCGAAAAAAGGCACTCA is a genomic window containing:
- the nth gene encoding endonuclease III, whose translation is MTKTERASYVLHRLGQLYPDPPIPLDHTDAYTLLVAVLLSAQCTDVRVNLITPKLWSLANTPEAMAKIPVEEIEKIVKPCGLGPQKAKAIQKLSQILVDQYGGQVPQDIDALEQLPGVGHKTAQVVMAQSFGVPSFPVDTHIHRLAQRWKLTEGKNVLQTERDLKRLFPISSWNKLHLQIIFYGREHCSARGCDGTVCEICTTLFPERKKALKTKKA